One Nicotiana sylvestris chromosome 12, ASM39365v2, whole genome shotgun sequence genomic window carries:
- the LOC138883686 gene encoding uncharacterized protein, whose translation MGDQKCILSVVYGFYTIERRKQLWESLTKIGRKISAPWPIGGDFNSVLQLQDRMRGNTISMAEIQDFNKCVQDLRLSELAWEGEYYTWSNKQDGSDRIWSRIDRMFGNYEWMMQWGHAATTYDVPFISDQAPMNLCLTFSQGNRKTPFKFFNVWAEHESFLSSVQQIWQQRIHSKNMQNIWLKLKTLRPMLRKLNVEEFKFIRKKIEKARIDLDRVQRSITTNFSDELLLEEK comes from the coding sequence ATGGGGGATCAAAAGTGTATATTGTCAGTAGTCTATGGCTTCTACACTATAGAGAGAAGGAAGCAATTATGGGAAAGTTTAACAAAGATAGGGCGAAAGATCTCCGCACCATGGCCAATTGGAGGAGATTTTAACTCTGTACTACAACTACAAGATAGGATGCGTGGAAATACAATCAGCATGGCTGAAATTCAAGACTTCAATAAGTGTGTCCAAGACTTGAGACTTAGTGAATTGGCATGGGAGGGTGAATATTACACGTGGTCTAATAAGCAAGATGGGAGTGACAGAATATGGAGCAGAATTGATAGAATGTTTGGCAATTATGAGTGGATGATGCAATGGGGGCATGCTGCTACTACATATGATGTGCCTTTCATCTCTGACCAAGCTCCCATGAACCTATGTTTAACTTTTAGCCAAGGAAACAGGAAAACTCCTTTTAAATTTTTCAATGTGTGGGCTGAGCATGAGAGCTTCTTAAGCAGTGTTCAGCAAATATGGCAACAGAGAATACACAGTAAGAACATGCAGAATATTTGGTTGAAACTGAAAACACTTAGGCCAATGCTTAGGAAACTAAATGTTGAAGAGTTCAAATTCATAAGGAAGAAGATTGAGAAAGCCAGAATTGATCTTGATAGGGTTCAAAGGAGCATAACTACTAATTTCTCTGATGAACTACTATTAGAAGAGAAGTGA